In Pseudoliparis swirei isolate HS2019 ecotype Mariana Trench chromosome 9, NWPU_hadal_v1, whole genome shotgun sequence, a genomic segment contains:
- the hsd17b10 gene encoding 3-hydroxyacyl-CoA dehydrogenase type-2: MANIRCVKGMVGLVTGGASGLGRATVERLIQNGASAVILDLPSSDGPALAASLGDRCAFAPADVTSEAEVQAAVSLAREKFGKLDLAVNCAGIAVAVKTYNFKKNLAHSLEDFQRVINVNIAGTFNVIRLAVGEMGKNEPDADGHRGCIINTASVAAFDGQVGQAAYSASKGGIVGMTLPIARDLAPMGIRVITIAPGLFSTPLLAGLPEKVRSFLARQVPFPSRLGDPAEFAHLVISLAENPMINGEVIRLDGAIRMQP; this comes from the exons ATGGCGAATATTCGGTGTGTCAAg GGAATGGTTGGCTTGGTGACGGGGGGTGCGTCTGGTTTGGGCCGGGCCACTGTGGAGCGTCTGATCCAGAACGGAGCGTCGGCTGTTATCCTGGACCTGCCCTCCTCTGATGGACCGGCTCTGGCAGCCAGTCTGGGGGACCGCTGTGCCTTCGCTCCGGCAGAT GTGACGTCTGAAGCAGAGGTGCAGGCGGCCGTGTCCCTGGCCAGAGAGAAGTTTGGGAAGCTGGACTTGGCAGTTAATTGTGCCGGCATTGCTGTCGCCGTTAAAACGTACAACTTTAAGAAGAACCTAGCTCACAGCCTGGAGGACTTCCAGCGCGTGATCAAT GTGAACATCGCAggaacctttaatgtgattcgTCTAGCTGTGGGCGAGATGGGGAAGAACGAGCCCGATGCAGATGGACACAGAGGCTGCATCATCAACACCGCCAGCGTGGCCGCCTTTGATGGACAG GTCGGCCAGGCGGCATATTCGGCCTCTAAAGGCGGTATCGTTGGAATGACCCTCCCCATTGCACGAGATCTGGCTCCCATGGGCATCCGAGTCATCACCATCGCACCAG GTCTGTTCTCCACCCCCCTCCTGGCCGGCCTCCCAGAGAAGGTGCGATCCTTTCTCGCCCGACAGGTGCCCTTCCCCTCTCGCCTGGGAGACCCCGCGGAGTTTGCCCACCTGGTGATATCGCTGGCTGAGAACCCCATGATTAACGGCGAGGTCATCAGACTGGACGGAGCCATTCGCATGCAGCCCTGA